From a single Photobacterium gaetbulicola Gung47 genomic region:
- a CDS encoding putative beta-N-acetylhexosaminidase (COG3525) has protein sequence MVGTALVIGKELLVRTFNLSLLASVVALATAGCAPQSTATSEQQLVDMLAENLGVNYQVVTNHGANEGLNCRKLAAEWASCDLINLTLTNNGPALTNTDWKIYFHSIRMILDVQNEQFKVTHITGDLHTLEPTDKFQGFAAGESVVIPYIGEYWTLFENDYMPRAYVVAGDSEPRTLASMDHDDPAAYLSPIDGENWKRVPTDSNILATAQSRFDKNSDVALIAEEELAGTIIPTPLETRLTGSAVSLANGIRIDNQAMPTPMLEAAIERMATLGVNSQGQYPVKLVLDPQSFDLANKISGAYQLEINNGQTVITGYDYQGAFYGLQSLMSLMGTGTEQIIPTLEVTDAPRFDYRGVMVDVGRNFHSKKAILRTLDQMAAYKLNKFHFHLTDDEGWRIEIPGLPELTDIGGQRCHDLSETSCLLPQLGSGPDSNNFGSGFYSKQDYLEILEYAKARGIEVIPEIDMPAHSRAAVVAMEARYQRLAAEGNLAAANQYRLMDPQDTSNVTTVQFYDKRSFINPCMDSSLNFVDKVITEMAAMHQQAGMPLNTWHFGGDEAKNIKLGAGFQDINATDKVEWKGDLDLSKQDQPFAKSPMCQQAIADGVVSDYAHLPSYFAEKVSKVVAGKGIANFQAWQDGLKYSEDANAFATDNVRVNFWDVLYWGGGASAYDWAAKGYDLIVSNPDYVYMDMPYEVDPQERGYYWATRATDTRKMFGFAPENLPQNAETSVDRDGNGFASKGTAKFDGFHGMSAQLWSETVRTDEQYEYMVFPRLLAAAERAWHRASWERDYQPGVEYSQATQYVDKVSRHRDWARFANLLGQRELAKLDAAGIQYRVPVPGAKVEAGVLHMNVSMPGLVLQYSTDSGATWQAYDANRKPAVAGAVEVRAISADGQRFSRSVTL, from the coding sequence ATGGTTGGTACTGCCCTGGTGATCGGGAAGGAGTTACTCGTGAGAACATTCAATTTAAGTCTACTTGCTTCTGTAGTCGCCTTGGCGACAGCAGGTTGTGCGCCTCAATCAACAGCGACTTCGGAACAGCAACTGGTCGATATGCTAGCTGAGAATTTGGGGGTCAACTACCAGGTTGTGACCAACCACGGTGCCAACGAGGGGCTTAACTGTCGCAAGCTGGCCGCAGAGTGGGCGTCATGTGATTTGATCAACCTGACACTGACTAATAACGGCCCGGCGCTGACCAATACTGATTGGAAAATTTACTTCCACAGTATCCGCATGATTCTGGATGTTCAGAACGAACAGTTCAAAGTAACGCATATCACCGGCGATCTGCATACGTTAGAGCCAACGGACAAGTTCCAGGGCTTCGCGGCAGGTGAGAGCGTGGTGATCCCGTATATCGGTGAATACTGGACGTTGTTCGAAAATGACTATATGCCGCGCGCCTATGTGGTAGCAGGTGACTCTGAACCGCGTACGCTGGCCAGCATGGATCACGATGATCCGGCCGCTTACCTCTCGCCAATCGATGGCGAGAACTGGAAGCGCGTACCGACCGACAGCAATATCCTGGCGACGGCGCAATCCCGCTTTGACAAGAACAGCGATGTGGCGCTGATTGCCGAGGAAGAGCTGGCGGGGACTATCATCCCGACCCCGCTGGAAACGCGCCTGACCGGCAGCGCGGTGTCACTTGCTAACGGGATCCGGATTGATAACCAGGCAATGCCAACCCCAATGCTGGAAGCAGCAATTGAGCGCATGGCAACCTTGGGAGTGAACAGCCAGGGCCAGTATCCGGTTAAGCTGGTGTTAGACCCGCAGAGTTTTGACCTGGCCAATAAGATCTCTGGTGCCTACCAGCTCGAAATCAACAATGGCCAAACGGTCATTACCGGTTATGACTATCAAGGTGCATTCTATGGCTTGCAGTCACTGATGTCGCTGATGGGAACCGGTACCGAGCAGATAATTCCAACCTTGGAAGTCACGGATGCGCCTCGCTTTGACTACCGTGGGGTGATGGTCGATGTCGGCCGTAACTTCCACTCGAAAAAGGCGATATTGCGTACGCTTGACCAGATGGCGGCGTACAAGCTGAACAAGTTCCATTTCCACCTGACAGACGATGAAGGCTGGCGTATCGAGATCCCGGGCTTGCCTGAGCTAACGGACATCGGTGGCCAGCGCTGCCATGACTTGTCAGAAACCTCTTGTCTGTTGCCGCAGCTGGGCTCGGGACCGGATAGCAATAACTTCGGTTCGGGTTTCTATAGCAAGCAGGACTATCTTGAGATCTTGGAATATGCCAAAGCGCGCGGTATTGAGGTGATCCCGGAAATTGATATGCCGGCCCACTCACGCGCAGCGGTTGTTGCGATGGAAGCGCGCTACCAGCGCCTGGCGGCAGAGGGCAATTTGGCGGCGGCTAACCAGTACCGTCTGATGGATCCGCAAGATACCTCCAATGTCACCACGGTGCAGTTCTACGACAAGCGCAGCTTCATCAACCCATGTATGGATTCTTCGCTGAACTTTGTCGACAAGGTGATCACTGAAATGGCGGCGATGCACCAGCAAGCGGGCATGCCGTTGAACACTTGGCATTTCGGCGGTGACGAAGCCAAGAACATCAAACTAGGAGCCGGTTTCCAGGATATCAATGCGACCGACAAGGTCGAGTGGAAAGGCGATTTGGACTTGTCAAAGCAAGACCAGCCGTTTGCCAAATCGCCAATGTGCCAGCAGGCCATTGCCGATGGTGTGGTGTCGGATTACGCGCACCTGCCAAGCTATTTTGCCGAGAAGGTCAGCAAGGTGGTGGCAGGGAAGGGCATTGCGAACTTCCAGGCCTGGCAGGATGGCCTGAAGTATTCTGAGGACGCCAATGCGTTTGCCACCGATAATGTCCGAGTCAACTTCTGGGATGTACTTTACTGGGGCGGCGGTGCTTCGGCTTACGACTGGGCTGCGAAGGGCTATGATCTGATTGTTTCGAACCCGGATTATGTCTACATGGATATGCCTTACGAAGTGGATCCGCAAGAGCGGGGCTACTACTGGGCAACCCGGGCAACTGATACCCGCAAGATGTTCGGCTTTGCGCCGGAAAACTTGCCGCAGAATGCCGAAACCTCGGTGGATCGCGACGGTAATGGCTTTGCCAGCAAGGGGACAGCCAAGTTTGATGGCTTCCATGGCATGTCTGCCCAGCTATGGAGTGAAACAGTTCGCACCGACGAGCAGTATGAATACATGGTTTTCCCACGGCTGCTGGCGGCGGCAGAGCGTGCTTGGCACCGGGCCAGCTGGGAGCGTGACTACCAGCCGGGTGTGGAGTACAGTCAGGCGACTCAGTATGTCGACAAGGTCTCACGGCATCGCGATTGGGCACGTTTTGCCAACCTGCTGGGGCAGCGCGAGCTTGCCAAGCTTGATGCGGCAGGGATCCAGTACCGGGTACCGGTACCGGGAGCCAAGGTCGAGGCGGGTGTGCTGCATATGAACGTCAGCATGCCGGGCCTGGTACTGCAGTATTCGACCGATTCGGGCGCGACGTGGCAGGCCTATGATGCCAATCGTAAGCCGGCCGTGGCTGGTGCTGTCGAGGTCCGTGCGATCAGCGCTGACGGCCAGCGTTTTAGCCGCTCTGTAACACTGTAG
- a CDS encoding glutaminyl-tRNA synthetase (COG0008), giving the protein MSESEARPTNFIRQIIDADLASGKHTSVHTRFPPEPNGYLHIGHAKSICLNFGIAQDYQGQCNLRFDDTNPEKEDIEYVESIKNDVNWLGFEWSGEICYSSNYFDKLYGFAIELINKGLAYVDELSPEQMREYRGTLTEAGKHSPYRDRSVEENLELFEKMKNGEVEEGKMCLRAKIDMSSPFMVMRDPVIYRVRFATHHQTGDKWCIYPMYDFTHCISDALEGITHSICTLEFMDNRRLYDWVLDNITIDCQPRQYEFSRLNLEYTVMSKRKLNQLVTENLVNGWDDPRMPTISGLRRRGFTPASIREFCKRIGVTKQDNTIEMSSLESCIRDDLNENAPRAMAVLDPVKVVIENFDGDAEMLDVANHPNKPEMGSRQVPFTRELYIECEDFREEANKKYKRLVLGKEVRLRGAYVIKAERIEKDEDGNITTIFCTYDNETLGKNPADGRKVKGVIHWVSAEQGVPAEIRLYDRLFTVPNPGAADDFVSVINPESLTVMNGVVEPSLVNAEAEKAFQFERMGYFCADSKDSSKEKLVFNRTVGLRDTWAKIGD; this is encoded by the coding sequence ATGAGTGAATCTGAAGCTCGTCCAACTAACTTTATCCGCCAGATCATTGATGCGGATTTAGCAAGTGGCAAACATACAAGCGTACATACCCGATTCCCGCCGGAGCCTAATGGCTACCTGCACATCGGCCATGCGAAATCTATTTGTTTGAACTTCGGTATTGCTCAGGACTACCAGGGCCAATGTAATCTTCGCTTCGATGATACTAACCCTGAGAAAGAAGACATCGAATACGTTGAGTCTATTAAGAACGATGTTAACTGGTTGGGCTTTGAGTGGAGCGGTGAGATTTGTTACTCGTCGAACTACTTCGATAAGCTATACGGGTTTGCTATTGAATTGATTAATAAAGGCTTAGCGTATGTTGATGAGCTAAGTCCAGAGCAGATGCGCGAATACCGTGGCACCCTTACCGAAGCCGGTAAGCACAGCCCATACCGTGATCGCAGCGTAGAAGAAAACCTTGAGCTGTTCGAAAAAATGAAGAACGGCGAGGTGGAAGAAGGCAAGATGTGTCTTCGTGCTAAAATCGATATGTCTTCACCATTTATGGTGATGCGTGATCCGGTCATCTACCGTGTCCGTTTTGCGACTCACCACCAGACCGGTGACAAGTGGTGCATCTACCCGATGTACGATTTCACCCACTGTATTTCCGATGCGCTGGAGGGCATTACGCACTCTATCTGTACGTTGGAGTTCATGGACAACCGCCGTCTGTACGACTGGGTACTGGATAACATCACGATTGATTGCCAGCCGCGCCAGTACGAGTTCAGCCGCCTGAACCTGGAATACACGGTGATGTCCAAGCGCAAGCTTAACCAGCTGGTGACCGAGAACTTGGTTAACGGTTGGGATGACCCACGTATGCCGACTATCTCTGGCCTACGTCGCCGTGGCTTCACGCCGGCATCAATCCGTGAGTTCTGTAAGCGTATCGGTGTCACCAAGCAAGACAACACCATCGAGATGAGCTCGCTGGAATCTTGCATTCGTGATGATCTGAACGAGAACGCACCACGAGCGATGGCTGTGCTGGATCCGGTCAAGGTTGTGATCGAAAACTTCGATGGCGATGCTGAAATGCTGGACGTGGCAAACCACCCGAACAAGCCAGAGATGGGCAGCCGCCAAGTACCGTTCACCCGTGAACTGTACATCGAGTGCGAGGACTTCCGCGAAGAAGCGAACAAGAAGTACAAGCGTCTGGTACTGGGTAAAGAAGTCCGTTTGCGTGGCGCATACGTGATCAAGGCTGAACGTATCGAGAAAGACGAAGACGGTAATATTACGACTATCTTCTGTACTTACGATAACGAAACCCTAGGCAAGAACCCTGCCGATGGCCGCAAGGTAAAAGGCGTGATCCACTGGGTATCTGCCGAGCAGGGTGTTCCGGCTGAAATCCGTTTGTACGACCGTCTATTCACGGTGCCAAACCCTGGCGCAGCCGATGATTTCGTTTCTGTTATTAACCCTGAATCACTGACTGTGATGAATGGGGTTGTTGAGCCTTCATTGGTTAACGCCGAAGCGGAGAAAGCGTTCCAGTTTGAGCGTATGGGTTACTTTTGTGCGGACAGCAAAGACTCCTCGAAAGAGAAGCTGGTCTTTAACCGCACCGTTGGTCTGCGCGATACTTGGGCAAAAATTGGCGACTAA
- a CDS encoding ferric uptake regulator (COG0735), with product MSDNNHALKQAGLKVTLPRLKILEVLQQPDCQHISAEDLYKKLIDIGEEIGLATVYRVLNQFDDAGIVTRHHFEGGKSVFELATQHHHDHLVCLDCGKVIEFSDEIIEERQKEIASSFNVRLTNHSLYLYGHCMEGNCQEDDTLHDKK from the coding sequence ATGTCAGATAACAATCACGCACTAAAACAAGCTGGCCTGAAAGTAACCCTTCCACGCCTTAAGATTCTGGAAGTGCTACAACAGCCGGATTGCCAGCATATCAGTGCTGAAGATTTGTACAAGAAGCTGATCGATATCGGTGAAGAAATTGGCTTGGCGACGGTATACCGCGTTTTGAACCAATTCGACGATGCCGGCATTGTAACGCGCCACCATTTTGAAGGTGGTAAGTCTGTGTTCGAACTCGCGACACAGCATCACCATGATCACTTGGTTTGCCTTGACTGTGGCAAAGTTATTGAGTTCTCTGACGAAATTATCGAAGAACGTCAAAAAGAAATCGCTTCTAGCTTCAACGTTCGCCTAACCAACCACAGCCTGTACCTATATGGTCACTGTATGGAAGGCAACTGCCAAGAAGACGACACCTTGCACGACAAAAAATAA
- a CDS encoding flavodoxin FldA (COG0716) codes for MASVGLFFGSDTGNTEAVAKMIQKQLGKKLVEVKDIAKCSKEDIDNFDLLLLGIPTWYYGEAQCDWDDFFPELEQIDFSTKLVAIFGCGDQEDYAEYFCDAMGTVREIVEGRGATIVGHFSTEGFEFEASKALVDDNHFVGLCVDEDRQPELTEERVQKWVNQVYDEMCLAELDD; via the coding sequence ATGGCAAGTGTAGGACTCTTCTTTGGTAGCGACACTGGTAACACAGAAGCGGTCGCTAAAATGATCCAGAAACAACTGGGCAAAAAGCTAGTTGAAGTCAAAGATATCGCGAAATGTAGCAAAGAAGATATCGATAACTTTGACCTACTGTTGCTAGGTATCCCAACTTGGTACTACGGTGAAGCACAGTGTGACTGGGATGACTTCTTCCCTGAGCTGGAGCAAATCGACTTCTCCACCAAACTGGTTGCTATCTTTGGTTGTGGTGATCAGGAAGACTACGCTGAGTATTTCTGTGACGCAATGGGCACGGTACGTGAAATCGTCGAAGGCCGTGGCGCGACAATCGTTGGCCACTTCTCTACCGAAGGCTTTGAATTCGAAGCGTCAAAAGCCCTAGTCGATGACAATCACTTTGTTGGCCTGTGTGTCGACGAAGACCGCCAGCCTGAACTGACAGAAGAGCGAGTTCAGAAGTGGGTTAACCAGGTGTATGATGAAATGTGCCTAGCCGAGCTAGATGACTGA
- a CDS encoding esterase/lipase (COG0596), with amino-acid sequence MNLHYQVDGQGDAIVLIHGLFGSADNLGLMARSLKDKYKVISVDLRNHGRSPHSAHFTYREMAQDVLAVVDQLDIERFSLIGHSMGGKVAMAATELAAARINHLLVLDMAPVHYHVHRHQNVFNGLREVSRHTVSKRSDAEPLLAKHVLEPGVRQFLLKSFAKQDNGQFDWRFNVEGLIANYDTIMGWQDISPFTGKTLFIKGQNSEYILPEHRSAIGQQFPNAKAHLVANTGHWLHAEKPETVNRIILNFLLAAER; translated from the coding sequence GTGAATCTTCATTACCAAGTCGATGGCCAGGGCGATGCGATCGTCTTGATCCACGGCCTGTTCGGCAGTGCCGACAACCTTGGCCTGATGGCCAGATCATTGAAAGATAAATATAAAGTGATCAGCGTCGATCTGCGCAACCATGGCCGCTCCCCGCACAGTGCTCACTTTACCTATCGCGAAATGGCGCAAGATGTCCTTGCGGTTGTCGACCAGCTCGACATCGAACGCTTCTCGCTAATTGGTCATTCTATGGGCGGCAAGGTGGCAATGGCAGCAACCGAGCTCGCCGCTGCCCGTATCAACCACCTACTGGTATTGGATATGGCCCCGGTCCATTATCATGTCCACCGCCACCAGAATGTCTTCAACGGCCTGCGCGAAGTCTCCCGCCACACCGTCAGCAAGCGCAGCGACGCCGAGCCACTGCTGGCCAAACACGTGCTCGAGCCCGGCGTACGCCAGTTCCTGCTAAAATCTTTCGCCAAGCAAGACAACGGGCAATTCGACTGGCGCTTTAATGTCGAAGGGCTGATCGCCAATTACGATACCATCATGGGCTGGCAGGATATCTCCCCGTTTACCGGCAAAACCTTGTTCATCAAAGGCCAGAACTCAGAATATATCCTGCCCGAGCACCGCAGTGCGATCGGGCAGCAGTTCCCCAATGCCAAGGCCCATCTGGTCGCCAATACTGGGCATTGGTTGCATGCAGAAAAACCTGAAACGGTCAATCGCATCATTTTGAACTTCCTGCTAGCTGCTGAGCGTTAA
- a CDS encoding replication initiation regulator SeqA (COG3057), translated as MNTTMKTIEVDEELYRYIASQTQHIGESASDILRRLLMMPDQSVATLQHEVVMPVRPKGVVVSKDAGNVVPNTDRVKEMRSLLISDEFAAQEKAIGRFMLVLTSLYRIDPQGFSEAAAIKGRTRIYFADTEEKLLASGKTTKPKQIPNTPFWVITNTNTDRKRQMVEQLMVKMSFGADIIEKVCGEI; from the coding sequence ATGAACACTACGATGAAGACTATTGAGGTAGACGAAGAGCTATATCGTTATATCGCGAGCCAGACCCAGCACATTGGTGAAAGTGCTTCGGACATCCTGCGCCGCTTGCTGATGATGCCTGATCAATCTGTAGCTACCTTGCAGCATGAGGTGGTGATGCCGGTACGTCCGAAAGGCGTAGTGGTGAGCAAAGATGCGGGCAACGTGGTCCCAAATACCGATCGCGTAAAAGAAATGCGCTCATTGTTGATTTCTGACGAGTTTGCTGCCCAGGAAAAAGCGATTGGCCGATTTATGCTGGTATTAACCTCGCTTTATCGTATTGATCCTCAAGGTTTCTCTGAAGCGGCTGCTATTAAGGGGCGTACCCGCATTTACTTCGCCGACACTGAAGAGAAACTGCTGGCTAGTGGCAAGACGACCAAGCCTAAGCAGATTCCGAATACGCCTTTCTGGGTGATCACGAACACGAATACTGATCGTAAACGCCAGATGGTTGAGCAGCTGATGGTCAAGATGAGCTTTGGCGCCGATATCATTGAAAAAGTTTGCGGTGAAATTTAA
- a CDS encoding phosphoglucomutase (COG0033), translating to MAIHPRAGQRAQQEDMHNIPALVANYFLIEPSAQNPQQKVAFGTSGHRGTADKGTFNQHHIWAIAQAVAEVRAANGVTGPLFLGKDTHALSEPAFTSTLEVLVANGVQVVIQQDRGYTPTPGVSHAILCHNKAHDAKADGIVITPSHNPPQDGGIKYNPVHGGPAEGALTTAIETRANEIIAAGMAGVKRVSIEEAFASDLVEERELVAPYVDDLVNVIDMAAIQKANLKIGVDPLGGSGIEYWRQIAAHYGLDLTLVDESIDPSFRFMSLDKDGVVRMDCSSPYAMAGLLAHKDKYDLAFGNDPDYDRHGIVTPAGLMNPNHFLAVCIDYLYRHRPDWAQQVAVGKTLVSSALIDRVVADLGRELCEVPVGFKWFVDGLYSGELGFGGEESAGASFLRMDGTPWSTDKDGILLCLVAAEITAVTGKNPQQYYEELAAKHGASEYNRLQAVANGEQKAVLSKLSPEMVAAETLAGDAITARLTHAPGNGAAIGGLKVTTENGWFAARPSGTEDIYKIYCESFKGKEHLALIEKEAQEIVSKVFADAGL from the coding sequence ATGGCTATTCATCCTCGTGCGGGGCAGCGCGCCCAGCAAGAAGATATGCACAATATTCCAGCGTTGGTGGCAAATTATTTCCTGATTGAGCCAAGTGCTCAAAACCCGCAGCAGAAGGTTGCTTTCGGCACCTCTGGTCACCGCGGAACCGCCGACAAAGGGACGTTTAACCAGCACCATATCTGGGCGATTGCCCAGGCCGTGGCTGAAGTTCGAGCTGCCAATGGCGTAACTGGCCCACTTTTCCTGGGTAAAGATACCCATGCCCTGTCGGAGCCGGCGTTCACTTCGACGCTTGAAGTCTTAGTGGCGAATGGTGTTCAGGTCGTGATCCAGCAGGATCGTGGCTATACCCCAACACCGGGTGTATCGCATGCAATTTTGTGCCACAACAAAGCGCATGATGCTAAGGCTGACGGCATTGTTATCACGCCGTCGCACAACCCACCGCAAGACGGCGGGATCAAGTACAACCCGGTCCACGGCGGCCCGGCGGAAGGTGCGCTCACTACTGCGATTGAAACTCGCGCTAATGAGATCATTGCTGCGGGTATGGCGGGCGTTAAGCGCGTTTCAATTGAAGAGGCTTTTGCGAGCGACTTAGTTGAAGAGCGTGAATTGGTTGCACCGTATGTTGACGATCTGGTTAATGTCATCGATATGGCAGCTATCCAGAAAGCCAACCTGAAAATTGGTGTCGATCCGCTGGGTGGTTCTGGTATCGAGTACTGGCGTCAGATCGCCGCCCATTACGGCCTGGATCTAACGCTGGTGGATGAGTCTATCGACCCGTCCTTCCGTTTTATGTCGCTGGACAAAGACGGTGTGGTTCGTATGGACTGCTCGTCGCCTTACGCGATGGCTGGCCTGCTGGCGCACAAAGACAAGTACGACTTGGCTTTCGGTAACGACCCAGATTACGACCGTCACGGTATCGTAACGCCTGCGGGTTTGATGAACCCGAACCACTTCCTAGCGGTATGTATTGATTACCTATATCGCCACCGTCCAGATTGGGCACAGCAAGTGGCAGTAGGTAAGACTCTGGTATCTAGCGCGCTGATTGACCGTGTTGTTGCTGATCTGGGCCGTGAACTGTGTGAAGTACCGGTTGGTTTCAAATGGTTTGTTGATGGTCTTTACAGCGGTGAGCTTGGCTTCGGCGGTGAAGAAAGTGCAGGCGCTTCTTTCCTCCGCATGGACGGTACGCCTTGGTCAACTGACAAAGACGGTATCCTGCTTTGCCTCGTGGCTGCTGAAATCACAGCAGTAACGGGTAAAAACCCACAGCAGTACTACGAAGAGCTGGCTGCTAAGCACGGTGCTTCTGAGTACAACCGCCTACAAGCAGTGGCTAACGGTGAGCAGAAAGCAGTACTTAGCAAGCTGTCTCCTGAGATGGTGGCAGCTGAAACGCTGGCTGGTGATGCGATCACTGCACGCTTGACCCATGCGCCGGGCAACGGTGCTGCGATCGGTGGCCTGAAAGTAACCACGGAAAACGGTTGGTTTGCTGCGCGTCCATCGGGCACAGAAGATATCTACAAGATCTACTGCGAGAGCTTCAAGGGTAAAGAGCATTTGGCCTTGATTGAGAAAGAAGCACAGGAAATTGTCAGCAAGGTATTTGCCGACGCTGGCCTGTAG
- a CDS encoding hypothetical protein (COG3782), whose translation MSIHYNKTTPSEHANNSFNAILALPPLLNGHPFIANQRWLNEFASNAIPPKGIEYQGGRRLGFFYQWLWQQLIVHHPCYELLAEEIQLSVDKRTLGAVDFLVKDLRTGEVEHWEVAIKFYLAFELRWPGPNARDDLDTKANKMLTHQLMLSDHPAFIDQYQAQFGPISQRRLIMQGRLFYPAFSDYSGSGIQLAQEAAQGLWCYSEQVARLNLRSIAKPEWIAPPRYRQIAEEPALTTVSNPTMAIAPDDKVWFVMPEHWPHSSMKKP comes from the coding sequence ATGTCTATTCATTACAATAAAACTACGCCTAGTGAACATGCTAATAACAGCTTCAACGCTATACTTGCCCTCCCACCTCTGTTAAATGGCCACCCGTTCATTGCTAACCAGCGCTGGCTGAATGAATTTGCCAGTAACGCCATTCCCCCAAAAGGCATCGAGTACCAAGGTGGGCGCCGTTTAGGCTTTTTTTATCAATGGCTATGGCAGCAACTGATCGTGCACCATCCGTGCTATGAGCTACTTGCCGAAGAAATCCAGCTCAGTGTCGACAAACGTACGCTCGGCGCGGTCGATTTCCTGGTTAAAGACTTGCGTACGGGGGAAGTAGAACACTGGGAAGTAGCGATCAAGTTTTACCTGGCGTTTGAGCTAAGGTGGCCTGGTCCCAATGCCCGTGACGATCTGGATACAAAAGCCAACAAGATGTTAACCCACCAGCTGATGCTGTCTGATCATCCGGCCTTTATTGACCAGTACCAAGCACAATTTGGCCCGATAAGTCAGCGGCGGCTTATTATGCAGGGGCGATTATTTTATCCCGCCTTTAGCGATTATTCCGGTTCGGGTATCCAACTTGCTCAAGAGGCCGCCCAAGGCTTGTGGTGCTATTCAGAGCAAGTCGCTAGGCTCAACTTGAGGTCTATCGCCAAGCCCGAGTGGATTGCCCCACCCCGCTATCGACAAATTGCCGAAGAGCCAGCCCTCACGACGGTCAGCAACCCGACGATGGCCATCGCTCCCGATGACAAAGTATGGTTTGTCATGCCCGAACACTGGCCTCATTCTTCGATGAAAAAGCCATAA
- a CDS encoding Na-directed DNA polymerase (COG3344) — MTSTQLMEQICSSTNLNQALRRVKKNKGCAGVDKLDIAATISVLRQSSNGQALRQSLLDGSYQPQPVLGVEIPKPSGGVRQLGIPTVLGLGICPKQAITSVLTDIYEPKFSNSSYGFRPNRSAHHALAAASHYIREGRGYVVDVDLAKYFDTVNHDRLMHRLSKDITDKRVLKLIRSYLQAGIMRNGLVEQRQRGTPQGGPLSPLLSNIVLDELDKELERRGHKFCRYADDCQIYVHSEEAANRVKASITEFLEQKLKLTVNREKSAATRVTERTYLGHRFQRDGSIHISKTAQTHMKKRVRQITKRNRGRELKTVIVELTQYLRGWQHYFKLAMRKSAMQRLDEWIRRRLRCYRLKQRKRRHSIATWLRQEGVNERNAWKLAMSEKGWWHLALSPQLNQAMPTKRFKEMGMYSLRDGYESLKIYSEPPYATHACTVV; from the coding sequence GTGACCTCAACTCAGTTGATGGAGCAGATCTGTTCATCAACGAATCTGAACCAAGCCCTGAGAAGAGTAAAGAAGAACAAGGGATGTGCTGGGGTTGATAAACTCGACATAGCAGCCACTATCTCGGTGCTTCGGCAGTCTTCCAATGGGCAAGCGCTCCGCCAGAGCCTTCTGGACGGTAGCTATCAACCCCAACCCGTCTTGGGTGTAGAAATCCCTAAACCTAGTGGGGGAGTGAGGCAGCTAGGTATCCCAACGGTACTTGGATTAGGGATTTGTCCCAAACAGGCCATCACATCAGTCCTGACAGATATCTACGAACCTAAGTTCTCCAACAGCAGTTACGGGTTCAGGCCCAACCGTAGTGCCCACCATGCTCTGGCGGCAGCAAGCCACTACATCAGGGAGGGGCGGGGTTATGTAGTCGATGTTGACCTAGCGAAATACTTCGATACCGTGAACCACGATAGGCTGATGCACAGGCTATCGAAAGATATCACAGATAAACGGGTACTGAAGCTGATCAGGTCATACCTACAGGCAGGCATAATGCGAAACGGGTTAGTCGAGCAGAGGCAACGAGGGACACCACAGGGTGGCCCATTATCTCCGCTGCTATCAAATATCGTATTAGATGAGTTGGATAAAGAGCTTGAACGAAGAGGGCATAAGTTCTGCCGATATGCAGACGACTGCCAAATCTACGTACACAGTGAGGAAGCCGCAAATCGAGTAAAAGCCTCGATAACGGAGTTCTTGGAGCAGAAACTGAAACTCACGGTCAACCGGGAGAAGAGTGCGGCAACAAGAGTGACAGAGCGGACTTACTTAGGCCATCGCTTCCAACGAGATGGAAGTATCCATATCTCGAAGACAGCACAAACTCACATGAAGAAGCGAGTGCGTCAAATAACGAAGCGGAATCGAGGACGAGAGTTGAAGACAGTAATAGTCGAACTAACTCAATATCTAAGAGGTTGGCAACACTACTTCAAGCTCGCCATGCGGAAAAGCGCGATGCAGCGCTTGGATGAATGGATAAGACGGCGCTTACGGTGCTACCGACTCAAGCAGCGAAAACGCAGACACAGCATAGCGACATGGTTACGCCAAGAAGGCGTAAACGAGCGCAATGCTTGGAAGCTAGCGATGTCAGAGAAAGGATGGTGGCATCTGGCTTTATCGCCGCAGCTCAATCAGGCCATGCCAACGAAACGGTTCAAGGAGATGGGCATGTACTCATTGAGAGATGGGTATGAGTCACTGAAAATATATTCGGAACCGCCGTATGCGACCCACGCTTGTACGGTGGTGTGA